Proteins encoded in a region of the Schaalia hyovaginalis genome:
- a CDS encoding Fic family protein, which translates to MKTPVPPPAPLGVLKRRFLMSEASPQRMLDLVTLPELARDREYHPWEWFFRHEPPSGFTREEWWTAVRWKREETARPLPLRLTGGTPLSFNLPDPLLELLEEITARTKGQIELPEPVMNPTTRNRYLVSSLMEEAVTSSQLEGASTSRVVAKRMLREGRTPTNRSERMIVNNYLAMLRIIELKDEPLSPELIMEIHRRVTEGTLDDPSEAGCMQAPGEERVRIYGDIANEQVLHVPPPAEELEERMSALCAFANSEGSADTGYVPPLIRAMALHFMMGYDHYFADGNGRTSRAVFYWSMLHQGFFLAEFLSLSRLFRAAPAKYARTFLLTEQDEGDLTHFLLEHARFLMRAIEELDTYLALKTRSLTALGRALRATDLNHRQIAVLESFMRDPGGCVTVAQHSATHGVVKQTARTDLQGLESCGFLLSARRGRGITWFPVDDLADRIEGRSM; encoded by the coding sequence ATGAAGACACCAGTGCCGCCGCCCGCGCCTTTGGGCGTACTCAAACGGCGATTCCTCATGTCCGAAGCGAGTCCACAACGGATGCTCGACCTGGTCACGCTTCCCGAACTCGCCAGGGATCGCGAATACCACCCGTGGGAGTGGTTCTTCCGGCATGAGCCGCCAAGCGGCTTCACGCGGGAGGAGTGGTGGACCGCGGTCCGTTGGAAGCGGGAAGAAACTGCACGGCCGCTTCCGCTGCGCCTTACGGGCGGAACCCCGCTCTCCTTCAACCTCCCCGATCCGCTCCTCGAACTCCTCGAGGAGATCACCGCGCGCACGAAGGGGCAGATCGAACTCCCCGAGCCGGTGATGAATCCGACCACGCGGAACCGTTACCTCGTGAGCTCGCTCATGGAGGAGGCCGTCACCTCGTCGCAGCTCGAAGGCGCATCGACCTCCCGCGTCGTCGCCAAAAGGATGCTGCGCGAGGGCAGGACCCCGACGAATCGCTCTGAGCGGATGATCGTCAACAACTATCTCGCCATGCTAAGGATCATCGAGCTCAAGGATGAGCCCCTGAGTCCCGAACTCATCATGGAGATCCACCGGAGAGTCACCGAAGGAACCCTCGACGATCCTTCCGAGGCCGGATGCATGCAGGCTCCCGGCGAGGAGCGAGTGAGGATCTACGGCGACATCGCGAACGAGCAGGTGCTCCACGTCCCTCCGCCCGCCGAGGAACTCGAGGAGCGCATGAGCGCGCTCTGCGCCTTCGCCAACTCCGAAGGGAGTGCGGATACCGGCTACGTGCCACCCCTCATTCGCGCCATGGCGCTGCACTTCATGATGGGCTACGACCATTACTTCGCGGATGGGAACGGGCGCACCTCTCGGGCCGTTTTCTACTGGTCGATGCTCCACCAGGGGTTCTTCCTCGCGGAATTCCTCTCCCTCTCACGTCTCTTCCGCGCCGCCCCGGCGAAGTACGCGAGAACGTTCCTCCTCACCGAGCAGGACGAGGGCGACCTCACGCACTTCCTCCTCGAGCACGCGCGATTCCTCATGCGCGCGATCGAAGAGCTCGACACCTATCTCGCCTTGAAGACGCGGAGCCTGACAGCCCTCGGCCGTGCGCTTCGCGCAACGGATCTCAACCATCGCCAGATCGCCGTCCTCGAATCGTTCATGCGGGATCCCGGGGGCTGCGTGACGGTCGCGCAGCACAGCGCGACCCACGGGGTCGTCAAGCAGACCGCGCGCACCGACCTTCAGGGCCTCGAGTCGTGCGGCTTCCTCCTGAGCGCTCGGCGGGGGCGGGGCATCACGTGGTTCCCGGTCGACGACCTCGCGGATCGGATCGAGGGGCGGTCGATGTAG
- a CDS encoding 3'-5' exonuclease yields the protein MSSAGGFGSSGRCADSRPLRRGASPSSLIPDGPDLLASEFVAVDFETANRKGGVSACQIALVKVEEGRIVDRAATLIKPPPGWDRFEFTYLHGIGPAHVREAPMWSEIAPRIADFVGDAPVWAHNSSFDSRVWADLDGHFGTRTHPSRFYCSYRTARRILPGLENYKLPTVTRACAPEFRLDHHRADSDAEACALIVAALQHMTAAN from the coding sequence ATGAGCAGTGCGGGTGGGTTCGGGTCGAGCGGCCGCTGCGCCGATTCGCGTCCCCTTCGCCGGGGCGCCTCGCCCTCGTCCCTCATCCCGGACGGACCCGACCTCCTTGCGAGCGAGTTCGTCGCCGTCGACTTCGAGACCGCCAACCGGAAGGGCGGGGTCTCGGCCTGCCAGATCGCCCTGGTGAAAGTGGAGGAGGGGAGGATCGTCGACCGGGCCGCGACGCTCATCAAACCGCCTCCGGGATGGGATCGCTTCGAGTTCACCTACCTGCACGGCATCGGACCGGCGCATGTCCGCGAGGCGCCGATGTGGTCGGAGATCGCGCCGAGGATCGCGGACTTCGTCGGCGACGCACCCGTGTGGGCGCACAACTCCTCGTTCGATTCCAGGGTCTGGGCCGATCTCGACGGGCACTTCGGCACGCGCACGCATCCCTCGCGCTTCTACTGCTCCTACAGGACCGCGCGCAGGATCCTGCCGGGGCTCGAGAATTACAAGCTTCCCACGGTGACGAGGGCGTGCGCGCCCGAATTCCGCCTCGACCACCACCGCGCCGACTCCGACGCGGAGGCTTGCGCGCTCATTGTCGCCGCATTGCAGCACATGACCGCTGCCAACTGA
- a CDS encoding PLP-dependent aminotransferase family protein, producing the protein MSTSANPDGNQQGNRLDPWFNAYAERAHNLRASEIRALFSVVSRPEVVSLAGGMPNLKDLPLDRLAESAKKLIATDGAQAMQYGSGQGWEVLRERITEVMSYDGIVGADPDDVVITTGSQQALDLMTELFVDPGDVILAEAPSYVGALGVFRARQADVVHVPMDENGLIPEALEQTIKDVRASGRTIKMLYTIPNFHNPAGVTLSLERRPLIAEICMREHLLILEDNPYGLLGFHSDPLPAIKSFSPEGVVYLGSFSKMFAPGFRIGWAYAPHAIRDKLVLASESAILSPSMVGQMAIAGYLTDYDWYSQVKAFRAMYAERAQAMLGALEEYMPDCTWTTPDGGFYTWVTLPEGLDAKSMLPRAVRAQVAYVAGTAFFYDGQGGDHMRLSFCYPTPERIREGIRRLSTVVNAEKELVDMFGAGFHKHDIDEVGPGIAPAPNAL; encoded by the coding sequence GTGAGCACTTCAGCGAATCCGGACGGCAATCAGCAGGGAAATCGACTCGACCCGTGGTTCAACGCCTACGCCGAACGAGCTCACAACCTGCGGGCCTCCGAGATTCGCGCGCTGTTCTCCGTCGTCTCGCGTCCCGAGGTGGTCTCCCTCGCAGGGGGGATGCCGAACCTCAAGGACCTGCCCCTCGATCGTCTGGCCGAGTCCGCGAAGAAGCTCATCGCGACCGATGGTGCCCAGGCCATGCAGTACGGCTCGGGCCAGGGCTGGGAGGTCTTGCGCGAACGCATCACCGAGGTCATGAGCTACGACGGCATCGTCGGCGCCGATCCCGACGACGTGGTCATCACGACGGGTTCGCAGCAGGCCCTCGACCTCATGACCGAGCTCTTCGTCGACCCGGGCGACGTCATCCTCGCAGAAGCGCCCTCGTACGTGGGCGCCCTCGGAGTCTTCCGCGCCCGACAGGCCGATGTCGTCCACGTTCCCATGGACGAGAACGGACTCATCCCCGAGGCTCTCGAACAGACCATCAAGGACGTCCGCGCCTCCGGCCGGACCATCAAGATGCTCTACACGATCCCGAACTTCCACAACCCGGCGGGCGTGACCCTCTCACTCGAGCGACGCCCCCTCATCGCCGAGATCTGCATGCGCGAGCACCTCCTCATCCTCGAGGACAACCCCTACGGCCTTCTCGGATTCCATTCGGATCCTCTGCCGGCGATCAAGTCCTTCTCGCCCGAGGGCGTCGTCTACCTCGGCTCCTTCTCGAAGATGTTCGCCCCGGGATTCCGCATCGGCTGGGCCTACGCGCCCCACGCGATTCGCGACAAGCTCGTCCTCGCCTCCGAATCGGCGATCCTCTCGCCCTCGATGGTCGGCCAGATGGCGATCGCCGGATACCTCACGGATTACGACTGGTATTCGCAGGTCAAGGCCTTCCGCGCCATGTACGCCGAACGCGCTCAGGCGATGCTCGGCGCCCTCGAGGAGTACATGCCGGATTGCACCTGGACGACGCCCGACGGGGGTTTCTACACCTGGGTGACGCTTCCCGAGGGCCTCGATGCGAAGTCGATGCTCCCGCGCGCAGTCCGCGCCCAGGTCGCCTACGTCGCCGGCACCGCTTTCTTCTACGACGGGCAGGGCGGGGATCATATGCGCCTGTCCTTCTGCTATCCGACCCCCGAACGGATCCGTGAGGGCATTCGTCGCCTGTCCACCGTCGTCAACGCGGAGAAGGAACTCGTCGACATGTTCGGCGCAGGCTTCCACAAGCACGACATCGACGAGGTCGGACCGGGCATCGCGCCGGCTCCGAACGCTCTGTGA
- a CDS encoding D-alanine--D-alanine ligase: MKSKVLIIAGGLTHERDVSVRSGRRVANALVQAGYEVRLADLDQQLTATIESFSPDVIWPLVHGSIGEDGSLQTLLEALDIPFVGSSSVQAKLASNKPTAKALIGAAGLATPGWAALPQVLFRQLGAAPVLDAIESRTVFPVVIKPTDGGSALGLSTVADATELRSAMVDAFAYGEHIMIEQFIEGRDIAVSVIDLEDGPVALPPVEIATDGGRYDYAARYTTDATEYFVPARLCEEQLDALRQAAIEAHTILGLRDLSRMDFVVDAEGECWFIDANVMPGMTDTSLLPQAAEASESFARLCCRIVDFVAAGRPVDEDPLDGDRLDEGDDA, encoded by the coding sequence GTGAAATCGAAGGTCCTCATTATCGCCGGCGGTCTCACCCACGAGCGCGACGTCTCCGTCCGTTCGGGTCGTCGGGTGGCCAACGCCCTCGTCCAGGCCGGCTACGAAGTCCGCCTCGCCGACCTCGACCAGCAGCTCACCGCCACTATCGAGTCCTTCTCCCCCGATGTGATCTGGCCGCTCGTCCACGGCTCGATCGGCGAGGACGGCTCTCTTCAGACCCTCCTGGAGGCCCTGGACATCCCCTTCGTCGGTTCCAGCTCGGTCCAGGCCAAGCTCGCCTCCAACAAGCCGACTGCGAAGGCCCTCATCGGCGCCGCGGGTCTGGCCACCCCCGGATGGGCGGCGCTCCCTCAGGTGCTCTTCCGTCAGCTCGGAGCCGCTCCGGTGCTCGACGCCATCGAGTCTCGGACCGTCTTCCCCGTCGTCATCAAGCCGACGGACGGCGGTTCCGCCCTCGGCCTGTCGACCGTCGCCGATGCGACTGAGCTGCGCTCGGCCATGGTCGACGCCTTCGCCTATGGCGAGCACATCATGATCGAGCAGTTCATCGAGGGGCGCGACATCGCGGTCTCGGTGATCGACCTCGAGGACGGCCCCGTGGCCCTTCCTCCGGTTGAGATCGCGACGGATGGGGGGCGCTACGACTACGCTGCGCGCTATACGACTGATGCGACCGAGTACTTCGTGCCCGCGCGCCTCTGCGAGGAGCAGCTCGATGCGCTGCGCCAGGCGGCGATCGAGGCTCACACGATTCTCGGCCTGCGCGACCTGTCACGCATGGACTTCGTGGTGGACGCCGAGGGCGAGTGCTGGTTCATCGATGCGAACGTCATGCCGGGCATGACCGACACCTCCCTGCTTCCGCAGGCCGCCGAGGCTTCGGAGTCCTTCGCCCGCCTGTGCTGCCGCATCGTGGATTTCGTCGCCGCGGGACGGCCGGTTGATGAGGATCCGCTTGACGGGGATCGGCTGGACGAGGGCGACGACGCCTGA
- a CDS encoding HAD family hydrolase, whose translation MVAEPLARPVLFDVGGVLVNSHPDPAYIAELIGDGSSELVSLVDQAMWANRDAYDAGASDRDFWDRVSGDCGQPQVSDDVLAKLVEHDSMRMHDADPEAVALIDELAQAGARLGILSNAPRPIADQIRRASWAKAFTSFVFSCDAGSCKPHRQIYRESLEAFEVDPADAIFFDDRKKNIRAAQLLGIHGILWTGAAQAREDLKELGILA comes from the coding sequence ATGGTAGCCGAACCGTTGGCACGGCCTGTTCTCTTCGACGTGGGCGGCGTCCTCGTCAATTCGCACCCCGACCCCGCCTACATCGCAGAACTCATCGGCGACGGCTCGTCCGAACTGGTCTCCCTCGTGGATCAGGCGATGTGGGCGAACCGCGATGCTTATGACGCGGGAGCGAGCGACCGGGACTTCTGGGACAGGGTCTCGGGGGACTGTGGTCAACCCCAGGTCAGCGATGACGTGCTGGCCAAGCTCGTCGAACATGACTCCATGCGGATGCACGATGCCGATCCTGAAGCTGTAGCGCTCATCGACGAGCTCGCTCAAGCCGGTGCGCGCCTGGGGATCCTCTCAAACGCGCCCCGGCCCATCGCCGATCAGATCCGACGCGCCTCATGGGCGAAGGCCTTCACCAGTTTCGTCTTCTCCTGCGATGCGGGCTCATGCAAGCCGCATCGTCAGATCTACCGCGAGTCCCTTGAAGCATTCGAGGTCGATCCGGCCGATGCGATCTTCTTCGACGACAGGAAGAAGAACATCCGAGCAGCCCAGCTCCTCGGCATTCACGGCATCTTGTGGACCGGCGCCGCCCAGGCGCGCGAGGACTTGAAAGAGCTCGGCATCCTGGCCTGA
- a CDS encoding ParB/RepB/Spo0J family partition protein codes for MVNEKSNRAGSGRAATKHAALGRGLGALIPSQVTNDDDSVAASGSVDPLDVLFPGRPSGARSRARGGSAKDLLIPKSSSASKARKSGKSPSITPSEAKSTNARGTDGKDASSASSSVDEQVRHGRRKGSQARSSSASPADRKLESSSESGTTTAALADSHKPSARLSPSSNEVAQNNGEHAGPDADVSRETSQDLLPVPGATFADIPIDYIVPNARQPREVFDEDDLAELRDSIREVGVLQPIVVRPIDFDAEHSPRLVEYMDEKPSARFELIMGERRLRASELAGLESVPAIIRQTEDEDLLRDALLENLHRAQLNPLEEASAYQQLMADFGATQEQLAKRIARSRPQIANTLRLLKLPPAVQKKVAAQVISAGHARALLSLGTAQEMEMLAERIVAEGLSVRTTEELVRLGRVKSVSRTRTPRVPVVSPLGESVVSALENLYETRVTITEGAKKGKIVIEFAGQEDLERIKDLITRQG; via the coding sequence ATGGTGAACGAGAAGAGCAATCGCGCTGGTTCCGGAAGAGCTGCTACGAAACACGCAGCTTTGGGCAGGGGTCTTGGCGCGTTGATTCCTTCACAGGTGACCAATGATGACGACTCTGTTGCAGCATCGGGATCAGTGGATCCCCTCGACGTTCTCTTTCCCGGCCGACCTTCGGGCGCGCGCTCGCGAGCGCGAGGCGGCTCCGCGAAGGACTTGCTCATTCCCAAGTCTTCAAGCGCGTCGAAAGCTCGAAAGTCTGGCAAGTCGCCGAGCATCACTCCTTCCGAGGCGAAGAGCACGAATGCTCGAGGAACGGACGGGAAGGATGCTTCATCTGCTTCTTCGTCGGTTGATGAGCAAGTGAGGCATGGAAGAAGGAAGGGGTCGCAGGCCCGCTCCTCTTCGGCGAGTCCTGCGGATCGCAAGCTGGAGTCTTCGTCCGAATCGGGGACGACAACGGCTGCACTTGCTGACTCGCACAAGCCCAGCGCGCGTCTCTCACCGTCATCGAATGAAGTCGCTCAGAACAACGGCGAGCACGCGGGTCCCGATGCCGATGTTTCACGTGAAACATCGCAGGATCTTCTGCCCGTTCCGGGTGCGACCTTCGCGGATATTCCGATCGACTACATCGTCCCGAATGCGCGGCAGCCGCGCGAGGTCTTCGATGAAGACGATCTTGCAGAGCTGCGTGACTCGATCCGCGAAGTAGGGGTGCTTCAACCGATCGTCGTACGACCGATCGATTTCGATGCCGAGCATTCTCCGCGCCTCGTGGAATACATGGACGAGAAGCCGAGCGCGCGCTTCGAACTCATCATGGGCGAACGGCGCCTTCGCGCATCGGAGCTGGCCGGCCTCGAGAGCGTTCCGGCGATCATTCGGCAGACCGAGGACGAGGATCTGCTTCGCGATGCGCTGCTGGAGAACCTTCATCGCGCGCAACTCAACCCGCTCGAGGAGGCCTCCGCATACCAGCAGCTCATGGCTGATTTCGGTGCAACGCAAGAGCAGCTCGCGAAGAGGATTGCGCGCTCGCGTCCGCAGATCGCGAATACGCTGCGCCTGCTCAAGCTTCCGCCCGCAGTCCAGAAGAAGGTTGCGGCTCAGGTGATCTCCGCCGGCCACGCGAGGGCCTTGCTGTCCTTGGGGACGGCTCAGGAGATGGAGATGCTCGCCGAACGGATCGTCGCCGAAGGCCTCTCGGTGCGCACGACCGAAGAACTCGTGCGCCTCGGTCGAGTGAAGTCCGTTTCGAGAACGCGCACACCTCGCGTCCCGGTCGTCTCACCGCTCGGCGAATCAGTGGTCTCCGCATTGGAGAATCTGTATGAGACGCGAGTGACGATCACCGAAGGTGCGAAGAAGGGGAAGATCGTCATCGAGTTCGCCGGCCAGGAGGACCTCGAGCGAATCAAGGATCTCATCACGCGCCAAGGCTGA